The Drosophila bipectinata strain 14024-0381.07 chromosome 2L, DbipHiC1v2, whole genome shotgun sequence genome has a segment encoding these proteins:
- the LOC108123745 gene encoding putative lipid scramblase CLPTM1 → MSKVDEGQPAAEGAVVAGNGNAELAQEGQPGQEGQPQQQQPTRMESFFAMTKSLILRALIIYFVSSFFRRPQPNAGQGQDKSVANAGPKISAWNYFENGTEFDLHVWLSEEPDIVNFQQKANLLWLQEDLTYGDWVSGPTGDGIYTHSLKLKASQHLMNNGSVYLHAFVTRSGESPDPQAPNYAANGHMGHQQQQLNKFKKLRVNRNYNLLASEKEKLEHELKHANLKDTIVSHWHPNLTVNLVVDQTNWAQGTVPPPLDEYVKFVDGGKTYLPIVFVNDYWNLQREYFPINETTPELELHLTFQPLGMFKWQLYAAKQMKNKWAGNMLGELMAASQPEESDEDQDSLKETLLDTNIYLLGITVAVSILHSVFELLAFKNDIQFWNNRKSLEGLSVRSVFFGVFQSLIILLYVLDNETNFMIRISCFVGLGIEVWKIHKVVDIDYNREQKLFGVLPRISFQDKGSYSESSTKEYDKLAFKYLGWACFPLLVAYFVYSLIYNEHKGWYSFVLNMLYGYLLTFGFILMTPQLFINYKLKSVAHMPWRMMTYKFLNTFIDDIFAFVIKMPTMYRLGCFRDDIIFFVFLYQRWQYRVDLKRVNEFGFSGEMEQEQAGAKAANGAIEGPAATTPATKKTAAQKKQD, encoded by the exons ATGTCGAAAGTAGACGAAGGGCAGCCCGCAGCCGAAGGCGCG GTGGTTGCTGGCAATGGGAACGCTGAGCTGGCCCAAGAAGGTCAGCCGGGACAGGAGGGCCagccgcagcaacagcagcccaCCCGCATGGAATCATTCTTTGCGATGACAAAGTCATTGATTCTGCGCGCCCTAATCATCTACTTCGTAAGCTCTTTCTTCCGCCGCCCGCAGCCCAATGCCGGCCAGGGCCAGGACAAGAGCGTGGCCAATGCGGGTCCAAAGATCTCTGCGTGGAACTACTTTGAAAACGGCACCGAGTTCGACTTGCACGTGTGGCTATCGGAAGAGCCGGACATTGTGAACTTCCAGCAGAAGGCCAACCTTCTTTGGCTGCAGGAAGATCTGACCTACGGAGACTGGGTATCGGGGCCAACGGGTGATGGCATTTACACGCACAGCCTTAAGCTGAAAGCCAGCCAGCATTTGATGAACAACGGAAGCGTCTACCTGCACGCTTTTGTGACCAGATCCGGCGAAAGTCCCGACCCGCAGGCGCCCAACTATGCGGCGAATGGCCACATGGgccaccaacagcaacagctgaACAAGTTCAAAAAACTGCGCGTCAATCGAAACTACAACCTACTAGCCAGCGAGAAGGAAAAGCTGGAGCACGAGCTGAAGCACGCGAACCTCAAGGACACAATAGTTTCCCATTGGCATCCTAACCTCACAGTGAACTTGGTGGTGGACCAGACCAACTGGGCCCAGGGCACAGTGCCGCCGCCGCTAGATGAGTACGTTAAGTTTGTCGACGGTGGCAAGACGTATCTACCGATAGTGTTTGTGAATGACTATTGGAATCTGCAGCGTGAGTACTTCCCCATCAACGAAACCACTCCCGAGCTGGAGCTGCACCTCACATTTCAGCCACTGGGCATGTTCAAGTGGCAACTATACGCCGCAAAGCAGATGAAGAACAAATGGGCCGGCAACATGCTGGGTGAGCTGATGGCCGCCAGTCAGCCGGAGGAGAGCGACGAGGACCAGGACTCGTTGAAGGAGACCCTTTTGGACACAAACATTTATCTGCTCGGTATCACCGTGGCCGTGTCCATCCTGCACTCAGTGTTCGAACTGCTGGCCTTCAAGAATGACATTCAGTTCTGGAACAACCGCAAGTCACTAGAAGGCCTGTCAGTGCGGTCCGTGTTCTTTGGCGTTTTCCAATCCTTGATCATCCTTCTGTATGTTTTGGACAACGAGACGAACTTCATGATTCGAATCTCCTGCTTCGTTGGCCTTGGCATCGAGGTGTGGAAGATTCACAAAGTGGTGGACATCGACTATAATCGCGAGCAGAAGCTCTTCGGAGTTCTGCCGCGGATCAGTTTCCAGGACAAGGGGTCCTACTCAGAGAGTTCTACCAAGGAGTACGACAAGCTGGCCTTCAAGTACCTGGGGTGGGCTTGCTTCCCCCTGCTGGTGGCCTACTTTGTCTACTCGCTGATCTACAACGAACACAAAGGATGGTACTCGTTCGTCCTGAACATGCTATACGGCTACCTTCTGACGTTCGGCTTCATCCTGATGACTCCTCAGCTGTTCATCAACTACAAACTGAAGTCGGTGGCGCACATGCCGTGGCGTATGATGACCTACAAGTTCTTGAACACCTTCATCGATGACATATTTGCGTTCGTGATCAAGATGCCGACCATGTACCGGCTCGGCTGCTTCCGCGACGACATCATATTCTTTGTGTTCCTTTACCAGCGTTGGCAGTACCGCGTCGACCTCAAGAGAGTCAACGAGTTCGGCTTCTCTGGGGAaatggagcaggagcaggccGGGGCCAAGGCCGCAAACGGGGCGATCGAGGGGCCCGCTGCAACTACGCCAGCGACCAAAAAGACAGCCGCGCAAAAAAAACAGGACTAA